GCAGCGCTATAAAATAACAGGGTGCTCCCGTCCCTAGCTGCCACCGCTAGCTGGTTCAGAGTTCAGACTACGAGACTGATTCAGAGTCCTCAAACATAGAGATTGGAGTTGTATTGTACTAGTGCGTAAAGGCGTAACGAATTGCTCGCTAGATGGTGTTGGCCTGTTGGTTGTGTCCAGGATGCTGTGTCGTGCGCTGGCGCTCAGGTTGTTTTCAACCTCGGAGTGTTTGGTTTCCTGAATTTATTTTAAACCCTATTACGTCGAAAGTTTTAATACTAATTAAAAAGATTAAATATAAGTCTAAAATTTATTCACGGGGTGAATTTATTAAGCCTAATAAAAtaattagcacatgtttactttAGCATCATATGAGCTAATCacggattaattaggtttaatagctTCATCTTGCGAATAAGCCTAGGGGTTATggaatttattttatcattagtctatatttaatactcttaATTAGTATCCAAACATCTTATATGATGGGGCTTAAAATAAACCAGAGGGAACCAAACACCCTAGATTCCAGGGAAAAGGGCTAAAGATTGACAAGATGAAACATGAAAATAATTCGGATATAGGCCATGAAACAATGTCGTATGGATTATTACAAATCTTGTAATGTACTACATccatttttaaatatatgatATTATTCACTTTTCCTGTTCATTTAAACTTTCATCTTTTCTATAAATGCTTATGCAAATAGATAAATCTATAAGGCCAGTCTAAAGTGTATGTGATGATAGATCTAGTGTTGCTCATTTAACTTTACTTGACAAATTGAGTAAGTAAATATTGTTGGTCAAAATTTGAGTAAAAAGTTAAGGTTGTCGTATATTTACGAACAGATGGAGTAATTGACTAAAGTTATAGTTAAAAGGAAACACAAGCAATTGTCATAGAATCTCAAATTTTGCGCATCATCTCATATAAATAACCAATACTGGTTCTAAATGTTTTGATAAATTGTAGATGATACGAGTAACTGTTAGATAGTTCTCTTAGAGTTAGAGGCCAAATCATCTTGAGCCTTTTTGAGTCTATTATAAATTCAAAGATTTATTTATCGGTCAAAATAAATCAGTAGGTTCAAACATTGACGGACGAAATATGCAGCATGTGATGCCTTGACATGGAAAACGTGTAGTTTTGCGATCTGGTTTCTGAAATATGTAGCTCATCCATACTCCCACGAATTACTTTTAGGTTGCGTATAATCAACATATATTTATTTTTCTACCACCAATTTAACTTTTGGAATATTTTGGTTGAATTTTGGAAAATGATTACCGGGTCATGAAACCTCATAATCACACAGAGAACAGCCACTTTCAAAGGAAACATCAGAGTGAGAAATCACGAATCAGCTATGCCGTATGTTTTTGAGACAAAACCAGCTGTATCTCAACGCGGTGGCGTTTTATGTTAAGCTTTCTCGGTAAAGTGCAGTTCAATCAACTGTGCTCTCCACAAAGCAAAAAGGCCCAATAAGGCCCAGTACTTCAGAGAAACAAACCCAAGCTTTAAGCCCACGGACTCCCCCATCCCCGACGCCCAGTCCATCCCGACGTTGCCTGGCGTCGCCGCCGTCGGGATGCAGAGGGATCCGTTCTCTGCTGCTCTTAGGATTTCGACCCCGCTTCGAATTGAGCAAAGCCTCTCCATACAAAATGCAGTCACGAGCTCTGGTTCCTTATTTCGCCTAGTGGTTCTTTTTTTTAATCAAAATCTGTGACCTCTCGAATTCCCCTCCGAATTGCTGAAAACAGTTGAATTTGATTTTCCTTTTCTAGGGTACCAGCCACTTGTTTTCATCTCGTGTGGTGAACCAGATCTGCAGGATCCCGAATGTCACCGCCGGACCATCGGAAACGACCCTCGGCGCGATGCTCCTCAACTGCGTGCAGCAGCGGCCCCAAACGCTGCCGCCCCCGCCTCGCGGCGCCTGCATCCGCCGTCGCCCCTGGCGCTGGCACGGCGgcgtccccctcctccccccTGGGCGTCGATGAACGGGGATTTGGTCCGCCTGATCGCATGGCGCGTGCTGGCCGGCGACTTGCTGGACTACGTCCGCCTCCGCGCGGTGTGCCCCCACAGGCGGTCGagcgccgcctgcccgcgcggCCGTGGCGTCGTCGACCCGCGCTTCCACCCGCGCCGCTGGATGATGCTACCGGAGGGCCACGGCCTGTACCCGGCCCACGGCAGGCTCCGCGGCTACATCCGCTTCTTCAACCTCGACACCGGCAAATTCGTTCGCGTGAAGCTGCCCGTCTTCCAGGACCACTGAGTCCTCGACTCGGTCGACGGCCTCCTGGTCATGCGCCGGGACCAGGACAAAGCCATCCGCCTCTTCCACCCTTTCACCGGCAACGTCGTCGATCTCCCGCCACTTGGGAACCTTGTCACGCATATCAGCCAAGACCTGCCTGGAGCTTCGCACCCGGTGCATAGGTTCTACTACCTCGGAGATGTCTGCACTTCCTTCAGTGTCAGTGCCGCCGGGGTCATCACCGTCATGCTCGCGCTTGGTCGGATGGGCTGCGTAGCCTTTGCTACCTCCCAGGATCAGAAATGGCACCTGTCAACCTGGACGCTAAGTTATTACAAATCCTTGTCGTTCCAAGGCAAGCTGTACATGGTGCGAATGAGCTTCATACCTGAGGAGAACAAGGATATATTCCAAGTTGATCCGCCACAGGGGGATCAGGGGGTGGGGGCAGGTTCTTCTTTGCCGGAACCGAAGCTGGTTGCCACAATCCCCGCTGACAAGCTCACCTATCCCATCTTCCTGACAGAATGCGACTCGCAGATCCTTGTGGCTGGCTACACCGATAGATTGTACTCGCATATGCAAGTTCATAGACTCGCAGATCTTGCATCAGAAAAGCTGGTTCCGGTAACAAGTATCGGAGACAAGGCTTTGTTCATCAATGACAGGAGCCTGTCTGTTTCCTCCACTGCGGCATTGCCTGGTGTTGTTGGTGACACCATTGTTCTGCCCAGTAGGAAAGATGGGTCACTTATTCAGTACCACCTTGGCATCGGCACTTGGTCACGGCCTATGGATGGTTGCATCACAACTGGCCCGGTATTTGGCCCCTCTTGCCTGATCTACCATATCTACACCTGTTGCAGGCGTGAATACTGGTGAGTGTGGGATCACCGGCTCCGAACCTCTTTTGTTCATCTCTCAATTATTTTTCATATTTCCTGTTACAAGATAGGCGATCGAGTGGATTTAGTTTCTTCTATGTTTTCAGGAACAAAGGGCAACTATACAACCGGAGAAAAGCATGCAAGTGGCGAGTGAAGAGAAAGTGGCGTGTCGGGGTACAGTCCATCTTGCTTAAAGTGTTACATTACTTTTTTCCCCTATTGATGTGTACATCTCTGACGCTCAACATTTTTGCTGCTAATCTACTTATTATTCATGCTTAAATATTTAACACTATTAATTGGTACCACTTCTGTTTTTTTGTGTTGCTGGTGAAATCGACACTATCCTTGATCTCAAACCAGCAGAGCTTTTGTGATACGGCAGCGGTTTTATTGAACCAGCGAGGACAATACGATGGCAGGATTAGCTCCATCCATCCTCTGGACTCTGAGATTCTAATCCTTGCTTACAGACTCCATTATCTCTAAGGCTTATATAATGCCGACTCAACAACTTGCTAACAAACCAAAGATACTAACTAACCGAGAATCCTGCCGATTAACTAGCCAAATCTTAACTAAGTAGAACGGGCTGCTGCAACAGGATTGCACCGGCGGTGCTGGTACGTGCGGCCCACAAATGAGTCCACCACACTTTGTAGCTTCATTATCTCTGTTAATTAGATTTTAGGCTAATATAGTTCACTTCATCTTTCAAGAGTTATGGTTGTTTTATTGGGATGTATACTCTCTTTTGTAAGCAAGATTTGCAACTAGTGGTAATTTCTTATGCCAGGAATAAACATAATTTTTTGTTTCACTTTGAAATTTGCTGTCACAGAAGCCTGTTATCTGTGCACATAAACTTTTTCTACCTTTGTCTATTATTAGTTGACACTCAATCACAGTGTCCAGTTATGCATGTAAGACAATAAGACCGTATTGTTATGACTGTGCTTATAGGCTGACTATACCATATGATTTTCCTATGTATGGGAACTGAATTTACTGAAGAAACGAGAAAGTGTCACTAGGAAGGTCTTGTTTAGAAAATTCTACCCAGGTTAATTGTCTGGACATCGAACCGTGACATGCCCATGTGCTAATCTGTAGAATTACACTGAAAATCTTCTACGTTCTGTTGCTCCTTTCGTCAAGAGCCGCTAACTGAATGTTCAATACATGTTCCAATGAGTAATGTTTTACATATAGAGGCTTGCTCATCGCCTTTTTCTCCCTATAATATTTATATCCGTGGATGTACTCTTCTGCGTTTACTTTTGAACattttggtttggtttgtataGTTACGCATTTGACTTATTTGCTTTTGTACTTCTTTGTTCACCAGGTTTAAATGATTTGCGATGGAGCTTACCATGATTGATTTGCTATTGAGGTGGTACTTGGATTTTTCTCAGCAGCACCACGAGTGGTGCATCTTTTACCACGGCCAAGAGGAGAAGATCAGTTGCTGATTCCTCCAAAATGTCATGTTATTATCTTTTTGGCCAGGGTTTTAAACTATGCACTTGCATACTTGTTCATATGCAAACGTTATCAACAAATATGTTTGTGCGCAATATTTTATAAGTATGTGTGTAAACACATATAACTAATTATGCTAGCATGTTAGTGACGTCTGCGCAATTATTTTCTATCTTTTGGTCTCCTTATATTCTCGCTGTTGTAACATATCTATCGGCTATTGTCATGGTTATAGTATATCATGTATCTATTGCCATGTTTTGTACAGCCGGGAGATGAAAACTGGACGTCAAAATTCGATGGATTTCGTCATTTACTACCTGCTATTTTTTCCAAGATCCTTGCTCATCATGAGACCTTTGAATTAAGACTACTTCAGGGTCACCTTGAAAGGCATCCAAATTTCAGGTGATGGGTTCGTTAGTAGCATACTTTTTTTTAACTGATATTAGAATACTTTGAAGGAGTTGAAGCTCTACTCTTCAGGTGATGAAGTGAGCGATAAGGTTAGTTACTCGATTTAGCCAGTAAGCAAAATAATTTTTGACTGGAGGTGAAATACAAATTTTTTGGGAAAAAGTAAATTCTAACTTTTAATCTTTGCCTCTTTGGCAGTCGGTAGGCCGACGTTAAGCAAGCCCATTCATATAAACAGGCCCACGGTCCTAAATAAAGCCCGTGTCGAGAAAAGGAAAAAGCCCACGAACGCGATTTCTCGACCCATTCGGGATGCTCGACCCATCCCGGCAGCATCCGCCGCCGTCCCCCGTCGGCGAGCATGGCGCGGTGGTCGTCCCCTAAGGATCCCGCCCTGGAGGCCGCGCTCCGGCGCAACCGTCGGTGGGTCGTGAACAACCAGATCAAGCGGCTCCTCCTCCGCTTCCCGTCCCGCACGGCGCCCGTGCGCTTCCTCCAGTCCCGCTTCAAGACGCTCGACCTCATGGGCCGCGCCGCCAACTGGCTCGGCAAGTATCCCTCCTGCTTCGAGGTCTTCTCCGCCGACGCCGAGGGGGGCAGCGGCGAGCAGGAGCCTTACTTCGGCTTCACCAAGCGGATGGCGGCGCTCGTCGACGCCGAGGAGGCGGCCGTCGCGGCCTCCGAACCGGCGATGGCTGACCGCCTCGCGCGGGTGCTCATGctcgcccgcggccgccgcctccaggTCTCTAAGCTCTCCGCGCTGcggggcccgctcggcctcccggaCGACTatctcctccgcctcctccccgCCCACACCGACCTTTTCCGCCTCACCAACCCGTACCCTCACCGCCGGAACGCAGCCGAGCTGGAGCTTATCCGGTGGGCGCCCTCGCTCGCCGTCTCTGCCGTTGAGGCCACCGCGGCCGCGAACGACTCCGCCCCGCGGTTCACCTGCTCGCTGCCCGCCTCCTGGACCAAGTCGCACGCCAAGATGGAGGAATTTAACTCCACGCCTTACATCTCGCCCTACTCGGAGGAATGGGCGGTGCCGGGCACGGACGCCGAGGCCGAGAAGCGAGCGGTGGCCGTGGCGCACGAGATCCTCTCACTCACGCTGTGGAGAAAGATGTCAATTCTGAAGCTGGAGCATTTCAGGAGGGAGTTTGGGCTGCCGGAGGACACGGCGAGGATGCTGCTCCGGCACCCTTGCCTCTTCTATGTGTCGAACAGATACAAGATTCACACGGTGGTGCTGCGTGAGGGTTATGAGGGGTCGGAGCTGAGGGAGaaggatcctgtggtggcggccAAGGATCGGCTCGGGGAGCTTATGCAGGAGGGG
The genomic region above belongs to Panicum hallii strain FIL2 chromosome 4, PHallii_v3.1, whole genome shotgun sequence and contains:
- the LOC112889714 gene encoding protein WHAT'S THIS FACTOR 1 homolog → MARWSSPKDPALEAALRRNRRWVVNNQIKRLLLRFPSRTAPVRFLQSRFKTLDLMGRAANWLGKYPSCFEVFSADAEGGSGEQEPYFGFTKRMAALVDAEEAAVAASEPAMADRLARVLMLARGRRLQVSKLSALRGPLGLPDDYLLRLLPAHTDLFRLTNPYPHRRNAAELELIRWAPSLAVSAVEATAAANDSAPRFTCSLPASWTKSHAKMEEFNSTPYISPYSEEWAVPGTDAEAEKRAVAVAHEILSLTLWRKMSILKLEHFRREFGLPEDTARMLLRHPCLFYVSNRYKIHTVVLREGYEGSELREKDPVVAAKDRLGELMQEGLQEYNQRRRAANVEKKRRRGEIDVKKEEEKVEDEEAARLESAEKREERRRFYKVLFDDGNR